The following proteins are encoded in a genomic region of Pseudodesulfovibrio mercurii:
- a CDS encoding 2-phosphosulfolactate phosphatase: protein MIVNVVECLSGAQRAKGLVVIVDVFRSTTLGCFLVAGGAAEYIVTDSFERARSMAAERGGKVIGELVDVPPREFDYLNSPALIEQADIRGETLIHVTNAGTRGLMVCTDADEVIMGSFVNAQAVVDYVRARNPEVVTLVAMGTGGVMRAQEDMMCAMYIKNELEDYPNSFKTLKKFLRDVDTAAKFFDDARDDCPEEDFELCMDLDRFDFVLKGEPVEGGVRLVKAAAPQGETA, encoded by the coding sequence ATGATCGTGAACGTGGTGGAGTGTTTGTCCGGCGCGCAGCGCGCCAAGGGTCTGGTCGTCATCGTGGACGTGTTCCGGTCCACCACCCTGGGCTGCTTCCTGGTGGCCGGGGGCGCGGCGGAGTACATCGTCACCGACAGCTTCGAGCGGGCCCGGTCCATGGCCGCCGAGCGCGGCGGCAAGGTCATCGGCGAGCTGGTGGACGTCCCGCCGCGCGAGTTCGACTACCTCAACTCCCCGGCGCTCATCGAACAGGCGGACATCCGGGGCGAGACCCTGATCCACGTGACCAACGCGGGCACGCGCGGGCTCATGGTCTGCACCGATGCCGACGAGGTCATCATGGGCTCCTTTGTCAACGCCCAGGCCGTGGTGGACTACGTCCGGGCCAGGAATCCCGAGGTCGTCACCCTGGTGGCCATGGGCACCGGCGGGGTCATGCGCGCTCAGGAGGACATGATGTGCGCCATGTACATCAAGAACGAGCTCGAGGACTATCCCAACAGTTTCAAGACGTTGAAGAAGTTCCTGCGGGATGTGGACACGGCGGCCAAGTTCTTCGACGACGCCCGTGACGACTGCCCGGAGGAGGACTTCGAGCTGTGCATGGACCTGGACCGCTTCGACTTCGTCCTCAAGGGGGAACCCGTGGAGGGCGGCGTGCGCCTGGTGAAGGCGGCCGCGCCCCAGGGAGAGACCGCCTGA
- a CDS encoding UDP-glucuronic acid decarboxylase family protein, with translation MMKNRVLVTGGSGFLGSHLCERLLDMGREVICVDNFFTGSKANILHLLDNPYFEVIRHDITFPLYVEVDEIYNLACPASPIHYQHDPVQTTKTSVHGAINMLGLAKRLRARIFQASTSEVYGDPEVHPQAEGYWGNVNPIGLRSCYDEGKRCAETLFFDYHRQHRLRIKVCRIFNTYGPHMAMDDGRVVSNFVVQALRGEDLTIYGSGEQTRSFCYVSDLVDGMVRFMEDTDDAFIGPMNLGNPDECTIRELAETIIDLTGSASKIRYTPLPSDDPLQRRPDIGLARETLGWKPVVDLRAGLARTIEYFEGVLRSL, from the coding sequence ATGATGAAAAATCGCGTACTGGTCACCGGCGGCTCGGGGTTCCTCGGCTCGCACCTGTGCGAACGGCTCCTGGACATGGGCCGCGAGGTCATCTGCGTGGACAACTTCTTCACCGGGAGCAAGGCCAACATCCTGCACCTGCTGGACAATCCCTATTTCGAGGTCATCCGGCACGACATCACCTTCCCCCTCTACGTGGAGGTGGACGAGATCTACAACCTGGCCTGCCCGGCCTCGCCCATCCACTACCAGCACGACCCGGTCCAGACCACCAAGACCTCGGTCCACGGGGCCATCAACATGCTCGGCCTGGCCAAGCGGCTCAGGGCACGAATCTTCCAGGCCTCCACCTCCGAGGTCTACGGCGATCCCGAGGTCCATCCCCAGGCCGAGGGCTACTGGGGCAACGTAAACCCCATCGGCCTGCGTTCCTGCTACGACGAGGGCAAGCGGTGCGCCGAGACCCTGTTCTTCGACTACCACCGGCAGCACCGGCTGCGCATCAAGGTCTGCCGCATCTTCAACACCTACGGCCCGCACATGGCCATGGACGACGGCCGGGTGGTCTCCAACTTCGTGGTCCAGGCCCTCCGGGGCGAGGACCTGACCATCTACGGCAGCGGCGAGCAGACCCGCAGCTTCTGCTACGTCTCGGACCTGGTGGACGGCATGGTCCGGTTCATGGAGGACACGGACGACGCCTTCATCGGCCCCATGAACCTGGGCAACCCCGACGAGTGCACCATCCGCGAGCTGGCCGAAACGATCATCGACCTGACCGGCTCGGCCTCGAAAATCCGGTATACCCCCCTGCCCTCGGACGACCCCCTGCAACGCAGGCCGGACATCGGTCTCGCCCGCGAGACCCTGGGCTGGAAGCCCGTCGTGGACCTGCGCGCGGGCCTGGCCCGGACCATCGAATACTTCGAGGGCGTGCTCCGCTCCCTGTAG
- a CDS encoding glycosyltransferase family 4 protein, translating to MEKALRTGRLAVTMPRLSRYGGAESFAWRLSEALAARGHEVDFICARCETDPPEGVEPVVLGRFGGFRLVKVLWFAFAADRACRRGDYDLVFGMGKTLNQDILRIGGGPISKFWELSKRAWPRGFARSFKMLRRRLSPGNWAIHVIDRIRMRRTPHLVCVSDLVRDWLVESHPHLNRDDIAVIYNRPDLERFSPIGDQERLRLRAASHIAEDQVVVATAATNFALKGVRHLVGMLARLPENYVLRVAGGRNPAKYERLARDLGVADRVRFLGRVDDMPAFYRAADVFILASFYDACSNAALEALACGCRSLSSALNGSARFLPQRWVFPDPADEAAMAEVVLRAAGESRPGPFQWPDHVLSGLDPYVEMVEGLLDGK from the coding sequence ATGGAAAAGGCGTTGAGAACAGGGCGGCTGGCCGTGACCATGCCCAGACTGAGCCGGTACGGCGGCGCGGAATCCTTTGCCTGGCGGCTGAGCGAGGCGTTGGCCGCGCGCGGCCACGAGGTGGACTTCATCTGCGCCCGCTGCGAGACCGATCCGCCCGAAGGGGTGGAGCCCGTGGTCCTGGGCCGGTTCGGGGGGTTCCGCCTGGTCAAGGTCCTGTGGTTCGCCTTTGCGGCGGACAGGGCCTGCCGCAGGGGGGACTACGACCTGGTCTTCGGCATGGGCAAGACCCTGAACCAGGACATCCTGCGCATCGGCGGCGGCCCCATCTCCAAATTCTGGGAACTGTCCAAACGTGCCTGGCCCAGGGGGTTCGCCCGCTCCTTCAAGATGCTCCGCAGGCGGCTGTCGCCCGGCAACTGGGCCATCCACGTCATCGATCGCATCCGCATGCGCCGCACCCCGCACCTCGTCTGCGTGTCGGACCTGGTCCGCGACTGGCTGGTGGAGTCCCATCCCCACCTGAACCGGGACGACATCGCGGTGATCTACAACCGTCCGGACCTGGAGCGCTTCTCGCCCATCGGCGACCAGGAGCGGCTGCGGCTGCGGGCCGCCTCGCACATCGCCGAGGACCAGGTGGTGGTGGCCACGGCGGCCACCAACTTCGCCCTCAAGGGCGTCCGGCACCTGGTGGGCATGCTCGCGCGGCTGCCCGAAAACTACGTCCTGCGCGTGGCCGGGGGGCGCAACCCCGCCAAGTACGAGCGGCTGGCCCGCGACCTCGGCGTGGCCGACCGGGTGCGCTTCCTGGGGAGGGTGGACGACATGCCCGCCTTCTACCGCGCGGCCGATGTCTTCATCCTGGCCTCGTTCTACGACGCCTGCTCCAACGCCGCGCTGGAGGCCTTGGCCTGCGGCTGCCGGTCCCTGTCCAGCGCTCTGAACGGCTCGGCCCGCTTCCTGCCGCAGCGCTGGGTCTTCCCGGACCCGGCGGACGAGGCGGCCATGGCCGAGGTGGTTCTGCGTGCGGCGGGCGAGTCCCGGCCCGGCCCGTTCCAGTGGCCGGACCACGTCCTGTCCGGGCTCGATCCCTACGTGGAGATGGTCGAGGGGCTGCTGGACGGGAAATAA
- a CDS encoding phosphatase PAP2 family protein: MFFSTPAPDLHLFLLINQHWHCALLDTVMPLFSSMAVLMVLLVAAVGLAVLKGGRRQLLLFLVLLVGMGVSDFSTNLVKHQIHRVRPLNEVAGTRYVENGEWRTRPDTFVRTKENGTSYPSGHAANTMTLALLAVLLWPKLRLWPLLVPLVTGYSRLYLGKHYPTDVLAGWLWGVVVAGLVWLLWKELTRRFPALRPE; the protein is encoded by the coding sequence ATGTTTTTCAGCACCCCCGCCCCGGACCTGCACCTCTTCCTGCTCATCAACCAGCACTGGCACTGCGCCCTGCTGGACACCGTCATGCCGCTCTTCTCGTCCATGGCCGTGCTCATGGTCCTGCTCGTGGCCGCCGTGGGCCTGGCCGTGCTCAAGGGCGGCAGGAGGCAGCTGCTCCTGTTCCTCGTCCTGCTCGTCGGCATGGGCGTCTCGGACTTCTCCACCAACCTGGTCAAGCACCAGATCCACCGGGTCCGCCCGCTCAACGAGGTGGCCGGGACCCGCTATGTGGAAAACGGGGAGTGGCGCACCCGGCCGGACACCTTTGTCCGCACCAAGGAGAACGGCACCTCCTACCCCTCGGGCCACGCGGCCAACACCATGACCCTGGCCCTGCTCGCCGTGCTCCTGTGGCCGAAGCTCCGGCTGTGGCCCCTGCTGGTCCCGCTGGTGACGGGCTATTCCCGCCTCTACCTGGGCAAGCACTACCCCACGGACGTCCTCGCCGGATGGCTTTGGGGCGTAGTCGTGGCGGGACTGGTCTGGCTCCTGTGGAAGGAGCTCACGCGCCGTTTTCCGGCCCTGCGCCCGGAGTGA
- a CDS encoding TVP38/TMEM64 family protein, giving the protein MTSDKRDSNLNFKSLTKGLVMLAILGGAVYLSRYLGLGDMLANTQWFNDHILGRGPLSVVIFLAVGAVFTAVGLPRQLIGFLGGFAFGTFSGTVLSTVGAGLGCAMAALYARMGGRDLVERKLGPRVHKINHFLQHEPFNTALAIRLFPLGSNLITNLAAGVSSIPLMPFVLGSTLGYIPQNFIFALFGAGMNRESTEGVILSVGMSVVLFVVSGWLGIRVYRRYRRQAGVSEDADE; this is encoded by the coding sequence ATGACCTCGGATAAGCGCGACTCCAACCTGAATTTCAAGTCCCTGACCAAGGGCTTGGTCATGCTGGCCATCCTCGGCGGGGCCGTGTACCTCTCCCGGTACCTGGGGCTGGGCGACATGCTCGCCAACACCCAGTGGTTCAACGACCACATCCTCGGACGCGGCCCGCTGTCCGTGGTCATCTTTCTGGCCGTGGGCGCGGTCTTCACCGCCGTGGGACTGCCCCGCCAGCTCATCGGCTTTCTGGGCGGCTTCGCCTTCGGGACCTTCAGCGGCACGGTGCTGTCCACCGTGGGCGCGGGACTGGGCTGCGCCATGGCCGCGCTCTACGCCCGCATGGGCGGCCGAGACCTGGTGGAGCGCAAGCTCGGCCCGCGCGTGCACAAGATCAACCACTTCCTCCAGCACGAGCCGTTCAACACGGCCCTGGCCATCCGGCTGTTCCCCCTGGGGTCCAACCTGATCACCAACCTGGCCGCCGGGGTGAGCTCCATCCCGCTCATGCCCTTCGTGCTCGGCTCGACCCTGGGCTATATCCCGCAGAATTTCATCTTCGCCCTGTTCGGTGCGGGCATGAACCGCGAGTCCACCGAGGGCGTGATCCTGTCCGTGGGCATGAGCGTCGTGCTCTTCGTGGTCTCGGGCTGGCTGGGCATCCGGGTCTACCGGCGCTACCGCAGGCAGGCCGGGGTTTCGGAGGACGCGGACGAATAG
- a CDS encoding lipid A biosynthesis domain-containing protein, with the protein MTLPDHWWLLALVVVVQGAFFVRIAILRMRGKGVQPPARPVLAALGGSGLAGLAYGFAQRDPLFVIGQACLLALYYCMQRERNDLG; encoded by the coding sequence ATGACCCTGCCCGACCACTGGTGGCTCCTGGCCCTCGTCGTGGTCGTGCAGGGGGCGTTTTTCGTGCGCATCGCGATTTTACGAATGCGCGGGAAAGGCGTACAACCTCCGGCGCGCCCGGTGCTGGCGGCCCTGGGGGGCTCCGGATTGGCCGGGCTGGCCTACGGGTTCGCCCAGCGCGACCCGCTGTTCGTCATCGGCCAGGCCTGCCTGCTGGCCCTGTACTACTGCATGCAACGTGAGCGAAATGACCTCGGATAA
- a CDS encoding glycosyltransferase family 2 protein yields the protein MSNAEKFSVVLPVYNEQDNLQTLFAEIRAAADSTGRPWEAVFVDDCSTDRSLDIIRDLAAEHPEVRYVAFAENRGQSAAFCAGFDAVESDIVVTMDADLQNDPADIPDMLAAFGRDCEMVIGWRARRRDTFIKRISSRIANRIRDSIVDDGVHDTGCSLKVMRTDLLRRIPRFKNMHRYFPILMKMEGARIHEVKVNHRQRGAGVSKYGTLDRALAGIWDLIGVKWLITRHIGYTVKEKK from the coding sequence ATGAGCAACGCCGAAAAGTTTTCCGTGGTCCTGCCGGTCTACAACGAGCAGGACAACCTTCAGACCCTGTTCGCCGAGATCCGGGCGGCGGCCGATTCCACGGGCCGTCCCTGGGAGGCCGTGTTCGTGGACGATTGCAGCACGGACCGGAGCCTCGACATCATCCGCGACCTGGCCGCCGAACACCCCGAGGTGCGCTACGTGGCCTTTGCCGAGAACAGGGGCCAGTCCGCCGCCTTCTGCGCCGGGTTCGACGCCGTGGAGTCGGACATCGTGGTCACCATGGACGCGGACCTCCAGAACGACCCGGCCGACATCCCGGACATGCTCGCCGCCTTCGGCCGGGACTGCGAGATGGTCATCGGCTGGCGGGCCAGGCGCCGCGACACCTTCATCAAGCGCATCTCCTCGCGCATCGCCAACAGGATCCGCGACTCCATCGTGGACGACGGCGTGCACGACACCGGCTGCTCCCTCAAGGTCATGCGCACGGACCTGCTGCGCCGCATCCCCCGGTTCAAGAACATGCACCGCTATTTCCCCATTTTGATGAAGATGGAGGGCGCGCGCATCCACGAGGTCAAGGTCAACCACCGGCAGCGCGGGGCGGGCGTGTCCAAGTACGGCACCCTGGACCGGGCCCTGGCGGGCATCTGGGACCTCATCGGGGTCAAGTGGCTCATCACCCGGCACATCGGCTACACCGTCAAAGAGAAGAAATAG
- a CDS encoding aldo/keto reductase: MKTRRLGTDGPTVSAIGLGCMGMSDFYGPREEGRSLATLEHALDVGVNFWDTADMYGLGANERLLGKVLAARRDEVVLATKFGVVRNEAGDFIGLDGSPDYVRRACEASLRRLGTDRIDLYYQHRMDPDTPIEDTVGAMARLVEEGKVRHLGLCELSADELRRAAGVHSIAALQYEYSLWTREVEGEVLDACRELGIGLVAYSPMGRGFLTGKIKSRSELSPDDWRLENPRFSEENFARNLRLVEAVESLARNKGCTPAQLALAWLLARGEDVVPIPGTRRVERLDENAAAVEVRLSPEELGRIDAAFPPDAAAGERY, translated from the coding sequence ATGAAAACGCGACGATTGGGAACCGACGGCCCGACGGTTTCGGCCATCGGGCTCGGCTGCATGGGCATGTCGGATTTCTACGGGCCGAGGGAGGAGGGCCGCTCGCTGGCGACCCTCGAACACGCCCTGGACGTGGGCGTTAACTTCTGGGACACGGCCGACATGTACGGCCTGGGCGCGAACGAACGGCTGCTCGGCAAGGTCCTTGCCGCCCGCCGGGACGAGGTCGTCCTGGCCACTAAGTTCGGCGTGGTGCGCAACGAGGCGGGCGACTTCATCGGCCTGGACGGAAGCCCGGATTACGTGCGCCGGGCCTGCGAGGCCAGCCTGCGCCGCCTGGGCACGGACCGCATCGACCTCTATTATCAGCACCGCATGGACCCGGACACGCCCATCGAGGATACCGTGGGGGCCATGGCCCGGCTGGTGGAGGAGGGCAAGGTCCGGCATCTGGGTCTGTGCGAGCTCTCGGCCGACGAGCTGCGGCGCGCCGCCGGGGTGCATTCCATCGCCGCGCTCCAGTACGAATATTCCCTGTGGACCCGCGAGGTCGAGGGCGAGGTCCTGGACGCCTGCCGTGAGCTGGGCATCGGGTTGGTCGCCTACAGCCCCATGGGCCGGGGCTTCCTGACCGGGAAGATCAAGAGCCGAAGCGAACTGAGCCCGGACGACTGGCGGTTGGAGAACCCGCGTTTTTCGGAGGAGAATTTCGCCCGGAACCTCAGGCTGGTCGAGGCCGTGGAAAGCCTGGCCCGGAACAAGGGCTGCACCCCGGCCCAGCTGGCCCTGGCCTGGCTGCTCGCCCGGGGCGAGGACGTGGTGCCCATCCCCGGCACCCGCCGGGTTGAACGGTTGGACGAAAACGCGGCCGCCGTCGAGGTCCGTCTGTCCCCGGAGGAACTGGGGCGCATCGACGCCGCCTTCCCCCCGGACGCCGCCGCGGGCGAGCGGTATTGA